In a genomic window of Wyeomyia smithii strain HCP4-BCI-WySm-NY-G18 chromosome 1, ASM2978416v1, whole genome shotgun sequence:
- the LOC129717193 gene encoding uncharacterized protein LOC129717193, which yields MKMGADLSTQELQKGERSIWRIVQSEVYPDDVAILTQNSQSNATKLKRLKNSSALSKLTPVIDEFGVLRVDTRIKACEYATFDSIYPIILPRDHRITYLVLGWYHRQFKHANDETVINEVRQKFHIPQLRVEVRQTRKRCMWCRVKKPVRIQPRMGQLPKARLTPFQRAFTYVGIDYFGPYHVKVGRATAKRWVALFTCLTTRAIHLELVGSLTTDCCKKAIRRFIACRGPPAEIYSDRGTNFVGVSKELEAEIASMNKGISNTFTDTITKWKFNPPASPHMGSCWERMVRSVKTALGALPDERKLDDESLETLLKETQHMINSRPLTIVPLETAEQEALTPNHFLLLNSSGAKQPEKEPTDAN from the coding sequence ATGAAGATGGGAGCTGATCTCTCGACGCAGGAGTTGCAGAAAGGAGAACGAAGCATTTGGCGTATTGTACAGTCAGAAGTATATCCAGACGATGTAGCCATATTAACGCAAAACTCACAGTCGAATGCAACTAAACTAAAAAGGTTGAAAAACTCTAGTGCACTTAGTAAGTTGACACCCgtaattgatgaatttggggTGCTCCGGGTTGACACACGTATCAAAGCTTGCGAATATGCTACATTCGATAGCATTTACCCAATAATACTTCCAAGGGACCATCGTATCACGTACCTCGTATTGGGTTGGTACCACCGTCAGTTCAAGCACGCCAATGACGAAACAGTTATCAATGAAGTTCGCCAAAAATTTCATATTCCGCAGTTGAGAGTTGAAGTACGTCAAACAAGAAAACGCTGTATGTGGTGTCGGGTTAAGAAACCAGTGCGCATACAGCCGAGGATGGGTCAACTTCCTAAAGCGAGGTTGACACCGTTTCAACGAGCCTTTACTTATGTTGGGATAGACTATTTCGGACCATACCATGTCAAGGTCGGCAGGGCTACGGCAAAAAGATGGGTCGCTCTTTTTACGTGCCTGACAACGAGAGCGATACATTTGGAGCTTGTAGGCAGTTTGACAACAGATTGCTGTAAAAAAGCGATACGCAGATTTATAGCCTGCAGGGGACCACCTGCGGAAATCTACTCGGATCGTGGGACGAACTTCGTAGGAGTAAGTAAGGAGTTGGAGGCGGAAATTGCGAGTATGAATAAAGGAATCAGTAACACCTTTACGGATACGATAACTAAGTGGAAGTTTAATCCACCTGCTTCGCCACACATGGGGAGTTGTTGGGAGAGGATGGTTCGGTCCGTCAAAACTGCCTTAGGTGCTCTCCCTGATGAACGGAAGCTGGATGACGAATCATTGGAAACACTTCTGAAAGAGACACAACACATGATTAATTCTCGTCCCCTCACCATCGTGCCATTAGAAACTGCCGAACAGGAAGCTCTTACACCGAACCACTTCTTGCTATTGAACTCCAGTGGTGCGAAGCAACCGGAAAAGGAACCAACTGATGCGAATTAA
- the LOC129717748 gene encoding chorion peroxidase-like: MCHKDITMFNKLLLISLYTALGYFPCQCVPSDRVLSQLEILHDSPPNQNEHILSSEPSLSFSDCEKNEECVVAGRCLIEANGKVNSRQCVTAFGTAGVCCLLNENHLWRVRVRRSIRKEDFGQVYLNAVHDGRQMYARKIGGSKIPGKTASEQQKPYSSFHQLLQPGQHASHEERDQQQLYENVFISKQFAEMTNMSLVDRQLDRFEAMPKHHQKRCIPAVECNPHSRYRSIDGTCNNLHPERTSWGAAGQPFKKVLPPAYEDGVWAPRTHSVSGNRLASPRTICATILHDVDRPEPHLNLLLMQFGQFIVHDFSRSSSIKIGKKEIDCCAADGSHTLPGDELHYACMPIDVSPHDPFYSKFGVRCLNFVRLTLASESKCRMGYAKQVNKVTHFIDASTVYGSDDELAASLRTFQKGQLRNSFPVGIELLPLNPNPGVCEPWAKVCFEAGDDRSNQVISLVQVHTLFLREHNRIANILSKVNSHWSDEILYQETRKIVIAELQHIVYNEYLPIIVGLGKARQYGLLDDVHGHNKLYNDKLKPAVLTEVSAAAFRFGHSTVDGHLHIRHRHTRAEDIPIHTVFNDPSRLLNPTSFDDYMFSLGNQAQQQLDEFVTTGLAGLLFAGHAPFGSDLPSLNIQRGRDHAVRPYNDYRVWAGLSKIGSFQEMGPIGNEFAKVYESPDDIDLWIGGLLETAQPDGLVGETFAHLIAEQFARLKYGDRYYYANSPEINPGAFTSHQLRQIQQTNLASVICANLDQRMDFYQAPRAFLKSGSHNLPVPCNQYHDLDLEAWRH; the protein is encoded by the exons ATGTGTCATAAGGACATAACCATGTTCAATAAACTTTTACTAATAAGCCTCTATACTGCTCTCGGTTACTTTCCATGCCAATGTGTGCCTAGTGATAGAGTGCTATCGCAACTCGAAATATTACACGATTCGCCTCCAAATCAGAATGAACACATTCTATCATCCGAACCCAGCTTAAGTTTTAGTG attgcgaaaaaaatgaagaatgtGTTGTAGCCGGAAGGTGTCTTATAGAAGCCAATGGAAAGGTTAACAGTCGACAATGTGTAACGGCATTTGGAACGGCTGGTGTGTGTTGCTTACTCAACGAAAATCATCTCTGGCGAGTTCGAGTGAGGCGTTCAATCCGAAAGGAAGATTTCGGACAAGTTTACTTGAATGCTGTACATGATGGTCGTCAGATGTATGCTAGAAAAATTGGAGGATCAAAAATCCCCGGTAAAACCGCTAGTGAACAACAGAAGCCGTATTCATCCTTTCATCAGTTACTACAGCCGGGACAGCATGCGTCGCACGAGGAAAGAGATCAGCAACAATTATATGAAAATGTGTTCATTAGCAAACAGTTTGCTGAAATGACCAACATGTCACTTGTGGATCGTCAGCTAGATAGATTCGAAGCAATGCCCAAGCATCATCAAAAGCGTTGTATTCCGGCGGTTGAATGCAATCCTCATTCCCGGTACCGTTCCATCGATGGTACCTGCAATAACCTTCACCCGGAGCGGACTTCATGGGGAGCTGCAGGTCAACCGTTCAAGAAAGTTCTTCCACCAGCTTACGAGGATGGTGTTTGGGCTCCGAG GACACATTCCGTGAGCGGTAACCGACTGGCTAGTCCAAGGACAATTTGCGCTACCATATTACATGATGTCGATCGACCAGAACCGCATTTAAACCTTCTTTTGATGCAATTTGGCCAGTTTATAGTACATGATTTCTCTAGAAGTTCCAGTATTAAAATAG GAAAAAAGGAAATTGACTGCTGTGCAGCAGACGGATCACATACATTACCGGGAGATGAGCTACATTACGCTTGCATGCCGATCGATGTAAGCCCGCATGATCCGTTTTACTCAAAGTTCGGAGTGCGATGTCTAAACTTTGTTCGGCTTACCTTAGCTAGTGAAAGTAAATGTCGGATGGGATACGCTAAACAGGTCAACAAGGTTACACACTTCATTGACGCATCAACTGTTTATGGTTCAGATGATGAACTAGCAGCTTCTCTACGGACATTCCAAAAGGGACAACTCAGGAACTCTTTTCCAGTTGGAATTGAACTGTTACCTCTGAATCCAAATCCAGGCGTATGCGAACCGTGGGCCAAAGTTTGCTTCGAAGCGGGGGATGATCGATCTAATCAAGTTATTTCACTAGTTCAAGTGCATACGCTATTTTTAAGAGAGCATAATCGTATAGCCAATATTCTAAGCAAAGTAAATTCACACTGGAGTGATGAAATATTGTACCAAGAAACACGTAAAATCGTGATTGCTGAACTCCAGCACATCGTTTACAACGAATACCTCCCGATAATAGTAGGATTAGGAAAAGCGAGACAATACGGATTATTGGACGACGTCCATGGTCATAACAAGTTATACAACGATAAATTAAAACCAGCCGTATTGACCGAAGTGAGCGCGGCAGCTTTCCGTTTTGGCCATTCAACTGTAGACGGTCATCTGCACATCCGACACCGCCACACGCGAGCGGAAGACATTCCCATCCATACAGTTTTCAATGATCCTTCGAGACTACTTAATCCTACCAGTTTCGACGACTACATGTTCTCTCTCGGCAATCAAGCGCAACAGCAACTGGATGAATTTGTTACCACTGGATTGGCAGGCTTACTGTTTGCAGGACACGCACCTTTTGGTTCTGATTTACCTTCGCTGAATATTCAGCGAGGCCGTGATCATGCCGTTCGTCCCTATAATGATTATCGCGTCTGGGCTGGCTTGTCAAAAATAGGAAGCTTTCAAGAAATGGGTCCAATTGGCAATGAATTTGCCAAAGTTTATGAGTCTCCCGATGATATTGACCTTTGGATCGGAGGTCTTCTAGAAACTGCACAGCCTGATGGCCTGGTAGGAGAAACGTTTGCACATTTGATTGCGGAACAGTTTGCTCGCCTCAAGTACGGTGATCGTTATTATTATGCCAACAGTCCAGAAATCAATCCTGGCGCTTTTACCTCCCATCAGTTGAGACAAATTCAACAGACCAATCTGGCTAGTGTGATTTGCGCCAACCTCGACCAGCGTATGGATTTTTATCAGGCTCCGCGTGCCTTTTTGAAGTCTGGGTCACATAATCTGCCAGTACCGTGCAATCAGTATCACGATTTAGACCTTGAGGCATGGCGGCATTAA